The sequence cgaaccttcaactttctaactttcgccaagtataaccaaatcaacctacggaacTCCAAATCCAAATGTAgatatatgcctaagtccaaaatcaccatacaaacatATTGGAGCCACCAAAATACTATTTCggggtcgtctacacaaaagtcaaactccgataaactcttacaacttaagcatccaaccttgagactaagcgTTCCAAGTCAATCTAAAACTTCCCGAAACAAAGGCAACCACCCCCCCGCAAGTCACATAACTACAAATACACACATATAAAACATCAAATAGGGAAAACGatactaaaatactcaaaatgaccggtcggatcgttacgtCTGAAATACAAAATTTATTGCTTTGGccgtaaaaattatttttagggTTAAACAAATACGAATGTTAGATCTTTACACACATGCATACTCCAACTATGGCAATGTAGTATATTGTCAGATTTATATTTGAGAGACTACATAAAAGATTTTGTCTGTTCTTCCGGTTAAATTGACCCGAAAGAATGTGTCtagagtttttattttattttatcaaattATCGGATTTTATATCTCAAAATTGTGAATATTTACAGCTCTAAATAACTACATAAGAAAATAGAAGTAGTCTGAGCATGCAAGCTCCAGAACTATCTGCCTCAAGTTCATCTAATTCCTTCAGCCTACATCAATTGAATTTCTGGTAAACACAGTCTATATAGGATAGTAATTCAACTTCCTTATGTAAGCTCCCACCTTAGTTGACAAACTTGCTGTAAAGCAGATGTCGTGCACTATCAGTCGAATTATAATCTCTGCTGGCCTCAATGTCTAGAGTTTTATATTATAAGATATTGATGAAAGCAAATGTGTCAAAggaaaaaattaaaagagaaacaAGTGATGAAAATCAAGAATAAAAAGCTGAACGCGAAGCTTTTACTACCCATTTAATTTTAAGGGTAAATTAgaacattttcatttttcattcccAAATGGAGAGACCACTCCTTGACTTTTACACAAAAAGTAGGTTACACATTTTTTTCATCAAGAACAATCGGCAACATTAGTGCATTGTTTCAAAGCAACACTTAGAAATTTAAACATTGCAACAAGTCAAAAATTAAAATTGCAAAGACAGCTTCATTTTTGGATGCTACAGCTCTTGCAAGATTGAAGCCTTCTTCTCAGCTGGAACCTTTGATTTCACAGTCGTAACATCATCACTAATATCGTCAACTATGGTTGACCTTTCTTTGATGTCCACAACTGGTAATTCTTGGTCTTTTCCTGTCTCATTTCCTTTACCCTCCTTACTCTTTCCCCACACCACAGAGTAAAGTCCCATGACTATGATAACTGCTCCAATGCAGCTGAAATTTTTGTCAAATGAATCAGGAAATCATTAGATTAATTAAATTGACAAAGCAACAACACTTCTTTTTTgtcctttaaatttaaaaacttaGTTTTTAATTACCTTCCAAGGTGGACTGACTCAGCCAAGATAATAGCAGCAAGAACAGAAGTGATGACCATACTCAAAGGGCTAAAGGCTGTCACGAACACTGGGCCTTTAACTTTATTAACTATACTTTGCACGTAATATGCAATTCCCGAGCAAACGATTCCCTGACCAAACACAAATTGCTTGCTCTAATTAGTCGCTAATAGTAGTAAAATTATATAATGATACTTCTTGGTGGTAAGAATTTAGTAAATAAGAGAATTGTACGTTTCACAATAATTTAGCAAATAAGGAAAAACTTACAGAATAAGCAGCAGCAAGGAGCCTAGCGTCGAAGCCAATTTTCCATGCATTCCAATCACGTTCCATTATAAGAGCAACAATTCCTCCTTCCACTATGCCCATCACACATACCCATGCTGCCAGAGATAGCTCTGCTGGGTATTCCTTCAATGTCATCGATTGAATACATATGCAAAATTGCTCaattattatataaataaatgtAGTAATAATTTATATCAATATTTAAATGAGTAAAATATTCATTTTTCCTAATTCTGAAAATAGACAATACTAACTTACTTGAACAATAAAGAAACCGGACCAACCAACAATGCAAGAGATGAGCTCAATGGTTCCGGCGACCCAGTTCTCGGGGGTGGACGCGGCGGCTGCAGTGTGGCTGCCGCCGCGAGAGTGTGGGACCAGGTTGAACATTGGGCCTTTGTAAAGTGTCATCACCATTGCTCCCGCCACTGTTATTGCTGTTCCTATCACCTTTGCCATACTtgatttcttcttcaggtttACTTTCTCAATTCTAGTCATAAAGAACCAGAAAAGATTATG is a genomic window of Nicotiana tabacum cultivar K326 chromosome 16, ASM71507v2, whole genome shotgun sequence containing:
- the LOC107798706 gene encoding WAT1-related protein At4g08300, with protein sequence MADQMFCGAFGPFLNKVKPYLAMVSLQFGYAGMYIVTMMCFKRGMSHWILVVYRHAFATLAVAPFAIVLERKIRPKMTLRVFIKILALGFLEPVIDQNLYYVGLKSTTATYASAFVNLLPAVTFILAVIFRIEKVNLKKKSSMAKVIGTAITVAGAMVMTLYKGPMFNLVPHSRGGSHTAAAASTPENWVAGTIELISCIVGWSGFFIQFCICIQSMTLKEYPAELSLAAWVCVMGIVEGGIVALIMERDWNAWKIGFDARLLAAAYSGIVCSGIAYYVQSIVNKVKGPVFVTAFSPLSMVITSVLAAIILAESVHLGSCIGAVIIVMGLYSVVWGKSKEGKGNETGKDQELPVVDIKERSTIVDDISDDVTTVKSKVPAEKKASILQEL